A stretch of Camelina sativa cultivar DH55 chromosome 18, Cs, whole genome shotgun sequence DNA encodes these proteins:
- the LOC104762068 gene encoding uncharacterized protein LOC104762068 isoform X2 produces the protein MEAVLLCWKAVPRATTPLGESRKFSFRHLNKHLKCNSIRADSRTTPLLPSFEAIKSPSIWRGASFPVRKGSWVSPRCSISSSTVSDSDNPFLGQFKTFSFGSLVEKVRDLKKVKPIDFAKLALVLSVVTLAARKLVTLALDPFLWMYFSWTWLFWPWFIAVGLAGYGIYCFRRHWLGEANAFEQLGIVSSVFTWLTLVPPAYFNGYLEGWPYVFFLAYHYFFFFNVTVRKRLYGDYYARSHDPKWDVNTPLWSRVLFGVGVMVGHWLAAFEGPELHRLPGGWANLGIWILIVVTMLMHYDSTLYLARYSEKVVVPTAVVQFGPYRWVRHPIYASTMLLFATYCTALRAPLSLLFLLAVSLVYYNKKAKLEEELMVENFGQSYSDYADKVRHKFIPFVY, from the coding sequence ATGGAAGCTGTGCTTCTGTGCTGGAAGGCTGTTCCTCGAGCTACGACGCCGTTGGGAGAATCCCGAAAGTTTTCGTTCAGGCATTTAAACAAACACCTTAAGTGCAATTCGATTCGTGCTGATTCCAGAACCACTCCGTTACTTCCAAGTTTCGAAGCGATTAAGAGTCCATCTATCTGGAGAGGTGCCTCGTTCCCAGTTAGAAAAGGTTCATGGGTTTCGCCCAGATGCTCGATTTCTAGCTCTACTGTTTCGGATTCCGATAACCCTTTCCTTGGCCAATTCAAAACCTTCTCTTTTGGTTCACTGGTGGAGAAAGTTCGGGACTTGAAGAAAGTGAAGCCCATAGATTTTGCGAAGTTAGCTCTTGTTCTATCGGTTGTGACTTTGGCTGCTAGAAAGCTCGTGACTTTGGCTCTGGACCCTTTCTTATGGATGTATTTCAGCTGGACATGGCTGTTCTGGCCTTGGTTTATCGCTGTGGGTCTTGCGGGTTACGGGATTTACTGTTTCCGTAGGCACTGGCTTGGGGAAGCCAATGCCTTTGAGCAGCTTGGTATTGTGAGTTCAGTTTTCACATGGCTTACACTTGTGCCTCCTGCTTATTTCAATGGTTATCTTGAAGGCTGGCCTTATGTGTTCTTCTTGGCTTAtcattacttcttcttcttcaatgtaaCTGTGAGAAAAAGGCTCTATGGAGATTACTATGCTCGCTCCCATGATCCCAAATGGGATGTGAACACGCCTTTATGGTCTCGGGTTTTGTTTGGTGTTGGTGTCATGGTTGGACATTGGCTTGCTGCTTTTGAAGGGCCTGAGCTGCACCGTTTACCAGGTGGTTGGGCTAATCTAGGGATATGGATTTTGATTGTGGTTACAATGCTTATGCATTACGATTCAACGCTATATCTTGCTAGATATTCTGAAAAGGTTGTGGTTCCAACGGCTGTTGTGCAATTTGGTCCTTATAGATGGGTCAGGCATCCGATATATGCTTCTACGATGCTTCTCTTCGCTACATACTGCACTGCTCTGCGTGCGCCTTTGAGTCTGTTGTTTCTTTTAGCTGTTTCTTTGGTTTACTATAACAAGAAGGCAAAGCTGGAGGAAGAATTGATGGTGGAGAATTTCGGGCAAAGCTATTCGGATTATGCTGATAAGGTTAGGCACAAGTTCATTCCTTTTGTTTACTAG
- the LOC104762068 gene encoding uncharacterized protein LOC104762068 isoform X1, which translates to MEAVLLCWKAVPRATTPLGESRKFSFRHLNKHLKCNSIRADSRTTPLLPSFEAIKSPSIWRGASFPVRKGSWVSPRCSISSSTVSDSDNPFLGQFKTFSFGSLVEKVRDLKKVKPIDFAKLALVLSVVTLAARKLVTLALDPFLWMYFSWTWLFWPWFIAVGLAGYGIYCFRRHWLGEANAFEQLGIVSSVFTWLTLVPPAYFNGYLEGWPYVFFLAYHYFFFFNVTVRKRLYGDYYARSHDPKWDVNTPLWSRVLFGVGVMVGHWLAAFEGPELHRLPGGWANLGIWILIVVTMLMHYDSTLYLARYSEKVVVPTAVVQFGPYRWVRHPIYASTMLLFATYCTALRAPLSLLFLLAVSLVYYNKKAKLEEELMVENFGQSYSDYADKGKRCSPLVDVTSQ; encoded by the coding sequence ATGGAAGCTGTGCTTCTGTGCTGGAAGGCTGTTCCTCGAGCTACGACGCCGTTGGGAGAATCCCGAAAGTTTTCGTTCAGGCATTTAAACAAACACCTTAAGTGCAATTCGATTCGTGCTGATTCCAGAACCACTCCGTTACTTCCAAGTTTCGAAGCGATTAAGAGTCCATCTATCTGGAGAGGTGCCTCGTTCCCAGTTAGAAAAGGTTCATGGGTTTCGCCCAGATGCTCGATTTCTAGCTCTACTGTTTCGGATTCCGATAACCCTTTCCTTGGCCAATTCAAAACCTTCTCTTTTGGTTCACTGGTGGAGAAAGTTCGGGACTTGAAGAAAGTGAAGCCCATAGATTTTGCGAAGTTAGCTCTTGTTCTATCGGTTGTGACTTTGGCTGCTAGAAAGCTCGTGACTTTGGCTCTGGACCCTTTCTTATGGATGTATTTCAGCTGGACATGGCTGTTCTGGCCTTGGTTTATCGCTGTGGGTCTTGCGGGTTACGGGATTTACTGTTTCCGTAGGCACTGGCTTGGGGAAGCCAATGCCTTTGAGCAGCTTGGTATTGTGAGTTCAGTTTTCACATGGCTTACACTTGTGCCTCCTGCTTATTTCAATGGTTATCTTGAAGGCTGGCCTTATGTGTTCTTCTTGGCTTAtcattacttcttcttcttcaatgtaaCTGTGAGAAAAAGGCTCTATGGAGATTACTATGCTCGCTCCCATGATCCCAAATGGGATGTGAACACGCCTTTATGGTCTCGGGTTTTGTTTGGTGTTGGTGTCATGGTTGGACATTGGCTTGCTGCTTTTGAAGGGCCTGAGCTGCACCGTTTACCAGGTGGTTGGGCTAATCTAGGGATATGGATTTTGATTGTGGTTACAATGCTTATGCATTACGATTCAACGCTATATCTTGCTAGATATTCTGAAAAGGTTGTGGTTCCAACGGCTGTTGTGCAATTTGGTCCTTATAGATGGGTCAGGCATCCGATATATGCTTCTACGATGCTTCTCTTCGCTACATACTGCACTGCTCTGCGTGCGCCTTTGAGTCTGTTGTTTCTTTTAGCTGTTTCTTTGGTTTACTATAACAAGAAGGCAAAGCTGGAGGAAGAATTGATGGTGGAGAATTTCGGGCAAAGCTATTCGGATTATGCTGATAAG
- the LOC104762066 gene encoding suppressor of disruption of TFIIS-like, with protein MEFVKTSPPIYECLLFDLDDTLYPFSSGLSDACTNNIIEFMVEKLGIDEEGVVELNDILYKKHGTTMAGLKAVGYEFDNDEYHSFVHGRLPYENLKPDPVLRNLLTSLPFRKLVFSNGDDGHVMRALKRLGIEDCFERIISFETLNPVINEAAEVSCETGHLPENPVICKPTEIAFEKAFEIAQLDPHKTLFFDDSVRNIQTGKAVGLHTVLVGKSEKVDGSDYALESIHNMKEAFPELWLESNINDKESERIVYATQISIETTIQA; from the exons ATGGAATTTGTGAAAACCTCTCCACCAATATATGAATGTCTCCTCTTTG ATTTGGATGATACACTTTACCCTTTCAGCTCTGGTTTATCAGACGCATGCACCAACAACATTATAG AATTTATGGTTGAAAAGCTTGGAATAGATGAAGAGGGAGTAGTTGAGCTAAATGATATTCTTTACAAGAAACATGGAACTACAATGGCTGGTCTTAAG GCTGTGGGCTATGAATTCGACAATGACGAGTACCACAGCTTTGTTCATGGGAGATTACCTTATGAAAACCTTAAACCGGACCCGGTTCTGAGAAATCTCCTCACTAGTCTACCTTTCCGAAAACtg GTTTTCTCGAATGGAGATGATGGTCATGTGATGAGGGCTCTAAAAAGACTCGGCATTGAAGACTGTTTTGAGAGAATTATAAGTTTCGAGACCTTGAATCCTGTGATCAACGAGGCTGCTGAGGTTTCTTGCGAGACAGGTCATCTTCCCGAGAATCCAGTTATCTGTAAACCAACCGAGATTGCTTTCGAGAAAGCATTCGAAATCGCTCAGCTTGATCCTCACAAAACC TTGTTCTTCGACGACAGTGTCCGGAACATCCAAACCGGAAAAGCCGTTGGTCTCCATACAGTATTG GTTGGTAAATCAGAAAAGGTGGATGGAAGTGATTACGCGTTAGAAAGCATTCACAACATGAAAGAGGCATTTCCAGAGTTATGGTTGGAATCCAACATCAACGACAAAGAATCTGAAAGAATTGTTTACGCTACACAGATCTCGATTGAAACTACTATTCAAGCTTAA